A genomic segment from Desulfobotulus pelophilus encodes:
- a CDS encoding MerR family transcriptional regulator, translated as MKIQSVCHLTGLRKATLRYYERVGLLLNIQRDPSGHREYDPNQLDWIALVKRLRETGMPASQIRILARIRNEDGKNASEGCRILEAHREKVERMLKETMTHLRVLDEKIHFFKQKSKAGTNEKN; from the coding sequence ATGAAGATACAAAGTGTTTGTCACCTGACAGGACTCCGCAAAGCAACACTGCGGTACTACGAACGGGTGGGACTTCTTCTTAATATTCAGCGCGACCCTTCCGGCCACCGGGAATATGATCCCAACCAGCTGGACTGGATTGCTCTGGTCAAAAGACTTCGGGAAACGGGCATGCCCGCCTCACAGATTCGCATACTGGCCCGCATCAGAAACGAAGACGGGAAAAATGCTTCGGAAGGATGCCGTATCCTGGAAGCTCACAGAGAAAAAGTAGAACGTATGCTCAAAGAAACCATGACACACCTCAGAGTTCTGGATGAAAAAATTCATTTTTTCAAACAGAAATCAAAGGCCGGGACAAACGAAAAAAACTAA
- a CDS encoding LL-diaminopimelate aminotransferase, translating into MIRMNSHYKKLKASYLFSDIAKRVTAFQENNPGTPVIRLGIGDVTRALPQACVQALHKAVDEMSMDQSFKGYGPEQGYAFLREAIAANDFQSRGCAIDPDEIFVSDGAKCDTGNFQELFATDIRVAIPDPVYPVYLDTNIMAGRTGEFLEGRYQGIVYLDSTKENGFVPSIPAQSVDLIYLCYPNNPTGATATRSQLQEWVDYARREKALILFDAAYEAFITDPDIPHSIYEIPGAREVAVEFRSFSKTAGFTGTRCAFTVVPKDCRVFDENGDSYFLHGLWNRRHSTKFNGVSYPIQKAAEAVYSPEGKIQVKELIKGYLENAAIIRKAMAELGFDCVGGDNSPYIWVDGRSDSWEFFDRLLKAGVVCTPGAGFGRCGEGYIRISAFNSKEQVEAAMGRIAKALS; encoded by the coding sequence ATGATACGGATGAACAGCCATTACAAAAAACTGAAAGCCTCCTACCTTTTTTCCGACATTGCCAAAAGAGTTACGGCATTTCAGGAAAACAACCCCGGAACGCCTGTCATCCGGCTGGGCATCGGAGATGTCACCCGCGCGCTCCCCCAGGCCTGCGTCCAGGCCCTGCATAAAGCCGTGGATGAGATGTCCATGGATCAGAGTTTCAAAGGCTACGGACCCGAGCAGGGCTATGCCTTTCTGCGGGAGGCCATTGCTGCCAACGATTTTCAATCCAGAGGGTGTGCCATTGACCCGGATGAAATCTTTGTCAGTGACGGTGCCAAGTGCGATACCGGCAACTTCCAGGAACTCTTTGCCACGGACATCCGCGTAGCCATCCCGGATCCTGTTTATCCTGTCTATCTCGACACCAATATCATGGCCGGAAGGACCGGCGAGTTCCTGGAAGGTCGCTATCAGGGTATCGTTTATCTGGACAGCACCAAGGAAAACGGCTTTGTTCCCTCCATACCCGCCCAGTCTGTGGACCTTATTTATCTCTGCTATCCCAATAACCCCACTGGTGCCACAGCCACCAGAAGCCAGCTGCAGGAGTGGGTGGATTACGCCCGCAGGGAAAAAGCCCTCATTCTATTTGACGCTGCCTATGAAGCCTTTATTACGGACCCGGATATTCCCCACTCCATCTATGAAATCCCCGGTGCCCGGGAAGTGGCCGTGGAATTCCGAAGTTTTTCCAAAACCGCAGGTTTTACCGGTACCCGCTGCGCCTTTACGGTTGTTCCCAAGGACTGCAGGGTCTTTGATGAAAACGGAGACTCTTACTTTCTCCATGGGCTCTGGAATCGACGTCACTCCACCAAATTCAATGGCGTTTCCTATCCCATCCAGAAAGCTGCCGAAGCTGTTTACAGCCCGGAAGGAAAGATTCAGGTCAAAGAACTGATAAAAGGATATCTGGAAAATGCCGCCATTATCCGCAAGGCAATGGCAGAACTCGGTTTTGATTGTGTAGGCGGTGACAACTCACCTTATATATGGGTGGACGGCCGCAGTGATTCGTGGGAGTTCTTTGACAGACTTCTCAAGGCAGGTGTGGTCTGCACTCCGGGTGCCGGTTTCGGCCGCTGCGGCGAAGGCTATATCCGGATATCCGCTTTTAATTCCAAAGAGCAGGTAGAAGCAGCCATGGGAAGGATAGCCAAGGCCCTATCCTGA
- a CDS encoding AI-2E family transporter, whose protein sequence is MVSYRRYASMKKGRYRTSAGAVLLFCLAAGFFGVACLLWPYRHPVLLGLLLAMACHPLHQYMERSLGGRKTIAASISTLVLVLVVVVPAFLITGAVISQGIMFFQTLQAWVVGGGPARIEGWLAAFFTGLQGAWMDKIVYFYPDFDIRSLDIQGVLLKTASSGLRFLVRQGGVLAGNLGVLLLHFFLMLLVFFVAIRNHQAILSLLFHLSPLSGSQERRIFERLGLLVRSVFVGTFMTSLAQGLAGGAAFFMVGLPGVFWGAMMAFASLIPVVGTALIWVPAVIWLWVTGETVKALGLLAWCLVVVGSLDNILRPLFMRGGAQMNGVLVFFAILGGLQLFGLAGLLYGPLIFGMASVFLYIYQVEFAGFLRYQDRS, encoded by the coding sequence ATGGTTTCTTACCGACGGTATGCGTCAATGAAAAAGGGCAGGTACCGTACTTCTGCCGGTGCTGTTCTTCTTTTTTGTCTGGCTGCGGGTTTTTTCGGAGTGGCCTGTCTCCTGTGGCCGTACCGTCATCCCGTTTTACTGGGTCTGCTCCTGGCCATGGCCTGCCATCCACTCCATCAGTACATGGAGCGCAGCCTTGGTGGTAGAAAAACCATAGCCGCCAGTATCAGTACCCTGGTACTGGTTTTAGTGGTTGTTGTTCCGGCGTTTCTTATCACTGGGGCCGTTATCAGCCAGGGTATCATGTTTTTCCAAACACTGCAGGCCTGGGTTGTCGGAGGGGGTCCTGCGCGGATAGAGGGATGGCTCGCTGCTTTTTTTACAGGGCTCCAGGGGGCATGGATGGATAAAATAGTATACTTTTATCCTGATTTTGATATCAGAAGCCTGGATATACAGGGCGTGCTGTTGAAAACAGCGAGTTCCGGTCTGCGTTTTCTGGTTCGCCAGGGAGGAGTGCTTGCGGGAAACCTTGGGGTACTGCTGCTGCATTTTTTTCTGATGCTTCTGGTCTTTTTTGTGGCAATACGTAATCATCAGGCCATTCTTTCCCTCCTGTTTCATCTGTCTCCTTTGTCCGGTAGCCAGGAAAGACGCATTTTTGAGCGTCTTGGTCTGCTTGTGCGCTCGGTATTTGTTGGAACGTTTATGACTTCTTTGGCCCAGGGTCTGGCCGGGGGAGCAGCTTTTTTTATGGTGGGGCTGCCGGGAGTATTCTGGGGGGCCATGATGGCCTTTGCTTCTTTGATTCCTGTGGTAGGGACGGCGTTGATATGGGTTCCGGCTGTTATCTGGCTCTGGGTGACCGGTGAAACAGTGAAAGCTCTTGGGCTTCTGGCCTGGTGCCTTGTTGTTGTGGGGTCTCTGGACAATATTTTGAGGCCTCTTTTCATGCGTGGAGGGGCACAGATGAACGGGGTTCTTGTTTTTTTTGCCATTCTGGGTGGCTTGCAGCTTTTCGGGCTGGCAGGGCTTCTGTACGGTCCTCTGATTTTTGGTATGGCATCAGTATTTTTGTATATTTATCAGGTTGAGTTTGCCGGTTTTCTACGGTATCAGGACCGAAGTTAG
- a CDS encoding ATP-binding protein, with amino-acid sequence MQKEPVDIHIKELDDILDHYLDAAGRLNYAIKIVGHPGIGKSSVVRQAAERKNFLFIDTRLAFKENIDLGGYPVPDHENQRMIYFRPRFIPPERVPEEHEGILWFLDEANRAHPTVIQTLFQIITEGRCGEHLLPDRTAIVLAGNLGEEDSTTITDFDDAALDGRLALFHLKPRAIDWLRWAAAREVHPAILRYISLFPEKLWDEHRIHPNPRGWHQVSQALITAYGIKSEKDLANRLRETERNSLEKLMISLIGDLACFDFIRQLTHPRQISTSDILTGNRGKLESARKEEILTEDLLWAMTGAISHLREQLMAQQGIPGKEDLIQLGHLLCFIATCRSDSRIAFCHLLIRECGLLTLVPGALTSIRPEGEAEKIRLSIEALLS; translated from the coding sequence ATGCAGAAAGAACCCGTAGATATCCACATTAAAGAGCTCGATGACATTCTGGACCATTACCTTGATGCCGCAGGCAGGCTGAATTATGCCATCAAGATTGTCGGACACCCCGGTATTGGCAAAAGCTCCGTGGTCCGACAGGCAGCAGAACGTAAGAATTTTCTTTTTATCGATACGCGCCTTGCCTTCAAGGAAAATATCGACCTCGGAGGCTATCCCGTTCCCGACCACGAGAATCAGCGCATGATCTACTTTCGGCCCCGCTTTATTCCCCCGGAAAGGGTTCCCGAAGAGCACGAAGGCATACTGTGGTTTCTGGATGAAGCCAACCGGGCCCATCCCACAGTTATCCAGACCCTGTTTCAGATCATAACCGAAGGCCGTTGCGGAGAGCATCTGCTACCGGACAGAACTGCCATCGTACTGGCCGGAAACCTCGGAGAAGAAGACAGTACCACCATCACAGACTTTGATGATGCGGCGCTTGACGGCAGGCTCGCCCTCTTTCACCTGAAGCCCAGAGCCATAGACTGGCTCCGCTGGGCTGCAGCGAGAGAAGTGCACCCCGCCATTCTCCGTTATATTTCCCTTTTCCCTGAAAAACTCTGGGATGAACACCGCATCCATCCCAACCCCCGCGGATGGCATCAGGTTTCCCAGGCCCTGATCACAGCCTACGGCATCAAGTCCGAAAAAGATCTGGCGAACCGCCTCAGGGAGACAGAACGCAACAGCCTTGAAAAACTCATGATATCTCTGATAGGCGACCTTGCCTGCTTTGACTTTATCCGCCAGCTCACCCACCCCCGGCAGATCAGCACATCAGACATCCTGACAGGCAACAGGGGGAAACTGGAATCTGCGCGCAAAGAAGAAATCCTCACGGAAGATCTGTTATGGGCCATGACCGGTGCCATCTCCCACCTGAGGGAACAACTCATGGCCCAACAGGGTATACCGGGCAAGGAGGACCTCATCCAGCTTGGCCATCTTCTCTGCTTTATCGCCACCTGCCGCAGTGACAGCAGGATTGCCTTCTGCCATCTTCTGATCCGGGAGTGTGGTCTTCTAACCCTGGTACCCGGAGCGCTTACCAGCATCCGACCGGAAGGTGAGGCAGAAAAAATCCGCCTTTCCATCGAGGCTCTGCTGTCATGA
- a CDS encoding (Fe-S)-binding protein — MAEEAVKIEKKSGSFFIDKVKEILPEGGNLNACLTCGLCASGCPATGLRDMDPRKFLRMAALGMDEEIRQSEWVWMCSMCTRCMYACPMQINIPQLVFNARKLTPREERPKGILASCDMAMKNPTLSAMGTTQEDFEFVVQDILDEVREEQPEWEERDLQAPIDKQGAYFFLNQNSREPMVEPEEMVPLWKILNLVGADWTYGSTGWAGENYCLFLADDPSWEKHTRGTLGKADELGCKVFLNTEUGHVTFSVLAGQKKFNVDTNVEKIENIYNYYADWIREGKLPVNSDWNKELGIKFTVQDPCQIIRKTFGDRAADNLRFVVKSCVGEENFIDMYPNKSNNFCCGGGGGYLQSGYKEERLQYGKMKDSQIQATGATYCIAGCHNCHAQIHELSEHYGAHYHVVHLWTIICLSLGILAPSERTYLGPELQEVNLPKTEEDDE, encoded by the coding sequence ATGGCGGAAGAAGCAGTCAAGATAGAGAAGAAGTCGGGCAGCTTCTTCATCGATAAGGTGAAGGAGATTCTGCCGGAGGGCGGAAACCTCAATGCCTGCCTGACTTGCGGTCTCTGTGCTTCCGGCTGCCCGGCCACAGGGCTTCGGGATATGGACCCCCGGAAGTTTCTGAGAATGGCCGCGCTGGGCATGGATGAGGAAATCAGGCAGAGTGAATGGGTGTGGATGTGCAGCATGTGTACGCGGTGCATGTATGCCTGCCCCATGCAGATCAATATCCCGCAGCTGGTGTTCAATGCCAGAAAGTTGACTCCCAGAGAAGAAAGACCCAAGGGTATTCTTGCTTCCTGTGACATGGCCATGAAGAATCCCACCCTGAGCGCCATGGGTACCACCCAGGAAGATTTTGAGTTTGTGGTGCAGGATATTCTGGATGAAGTGAGGGAAGAGCAGCCTGAATGGGAAGAAAGAGATCTACAGGCTCCCATCGACAAGCAGGGCGCCTATTTTTTTCTCAATCAGAACTCCCGTGAACCCATGGTCGAGCCTGAGGAAATGGTGCCCCTCTGGAAGATTCTGAATCTTGTGGGTGCGGACTGGACCTATGGTTCCACTGGCTGGGCCGGTGAGAATTACTGTCTTTTCCTTGCCGATGATCCTTCCTGGGAAAAGCATACAAGGGGGACGCTGGGCAAGGCCGATGAACTGGGGTGCAAGGTTTTCCTCAACACTGAATGAGGGCACGTTACCTTCTCTGTCCTGGCAGGACAGAAAAAGTTCAATGTGGACACCAACGTAGAAAAAATCGAAAATATCTACAACTACTACGCAGACTGGATTCGTGAAGGCAAGCTTCCCGTCAACTCAGACTGGAACAAGGAGCTTGGAATCAAGTTCACGGTGCAGGATCCCTGTCAGATTATCCGCAAGACCTTTGGCGACAGGGCTGCGGACAACCTCCGTTTTGTTGTCAAATCCTGTGTGGGCGAAGAAAACTTCATTGATATGTATCCCAACAAGTCCAATAATTTCTGTTGCGGCGGGGGTGGAGGCTATCTCCAGAGCGGATATAAGGAAGAGCGCCTGCAGTACGGAAAAATGAAGGATTCCCAGATTCAGGCCACGGGTGCCACCTACTGTATTGCGGGGTGTCACAACTGTCACGCCCAGATCCATGAGCTGAGTGAGCACTATGGTGCCCATTACCATGTGGTGCATTTGTGGACCATCATCTGTCTTTCTCTGGGAATTCTTGCACCCAGTGAAAGAACCTATCTGGGACCGGAGCTTCAGGAAGTTAACCTTCCCAAAACTGAGGAAGATGACGAATAG
- a CDS encoding TIGR00730 family Rossman fold protein: protein MSVMQYPRGAFPSADMDAKRAQQIEETEQTLSPAYRLAFLDEDLLVRSSLRPVRLQLEMMKPEIVLTEEGIESTIVIFGSARLPDPQTALSTMEEARRQLAQDPEDRNRVQTLKQTERALEMSRYYDEARKLARLVSENTGPNRHVVITGGGGGIMEAANRGAHDVNAKSIGLNIVLPFEQAPNEYITPELCFQFHYFAIRKMHFLMRAKALVAFPGGFGTLDELFEALTLIQTGKMEKLPVLLFGKEFWHNLINFDYLVEQGTISQSDLSLFQYVSTAEEAWEIIRASNGL, encoded by the coding sequence ATGAGTGTAATGCAGTATCCCCGTGGAGCCTTCCCCTCCGCAGACATGGATGCCAAACGCGCCCAGCAGATTGAAGAAACGGAGCAAACCCTTTCACCGGCTTACCGACTGGCCTTTCTTGATGAAGACCTGCTGGTCCGAAGCAGCCTGCGGCCTGTACGGCTCCAGCTCGAAATGATGAAACCTGAAATTGTTCTCACAGAAGAGGGTATCGAATCAACCATCGTTATTTTTGGCAGCGCCCGCCTTCCGGATCCGCAAACAGCCCTTAGCACCATGGAGGAAGCCAGACGTCAGCTGGCTCAGGATCCGGAAGACAGAAACCGCGTCCAAACACTCAAACAGACAGAACGTGCCCTTGAAATGAGCCGTTACTACGATGAAGCAAGGAAACTTGCCCGTCTTGTTTCAGAAAACACAGGTCCCAACCGTCACGTTGTCATTACAGGCGGTGGCGGTGGCATTATGGAAGCAGCTAATCGGGGAGCCCATGATGTCAATGCCAAAAGCATCGGTCTCAACATTGTCCTGCCTTTTGAACAGGCACCTAACGAATATATCACACCGGAACTCTGTTTTCAGTTCCACTACTTTGCCATAAGAAAAATGCATTTTCTCATGCGGGCCAAGGCTCTGGTGGCCTTTCCCGGTGGTTTCGGAACCCTGGATGAGCTGTTTGAAGCCTTAACCCTCATTCAGACCGGAAAAATGGAAAAACTCCCCGTTCTTCTTTTCGGAAAAGAGTTTTGGCATAACCTCATCAATTTTGACTATCTTGTTGAACAGGGAACCATCTCCCAATCGGATCTTTCCCTCTTCCAGTATGTCAGTACGGCAGAGGAAGCCTGGGAAATTATCCGAGCCTCCAATGGTCTCTGA
- a CDS encoding cyclic nucleotide-binding domain-containing protein, whose amino-acid sequence MKEYIKCKEGQLKALLAAGRTSEAIDLLLELVVFLSEKKQFRAAEQLHQKMMDIDSLAIGPIVAAAEKIQQEKNKAIDKKHMAIWKSWYARLVPEERSAFFFASSELSFEAGTILFQQHKKNDVLFFVDQGALQLVSVSDKGSEALVRRIGPGEFAGEDTFFRASICTTSLMALSAGCCRTLKKEALAVLDETVPALRPKLLDFCMEKRSASEVLQSKGINRRAHKRVPAQGLIVFQIVSAGGAQGSEQQKIFKGRLSDISAGGLSFYVKTANEKGIHQLLGKVLGMKFVLAKSVNAQPVVCKGVVTGVLSHLQNEHSVHVRFEKLLNPMLFA is encoded by the coding sequence ATGAAAGAATATATTAAATGCAAAGAGGGTCAGCTGAAGGCCCTTCTCGCGGCTGGCCGCACGTCAGAGGCTATAGATCTTCTTTTGGAGCTTGTGGTGTTTCTTTCTGAAAAGAAACAATTCAGGGCCGCAGAGCAGTTACACCAGAAGATGATGGATATAGATTCCCTTGCCATTGGTCCTATTGTTGCTGCCGCAGAAAAAATTCAGCAGGAGAAAAATAAAGCCATTGACAAAAAACATATGGCGATCTGGAAATCATGGTATGCGCGGCTGGTGCCGGAAGAGCGAAGTGCCTTTTTTTTTGCCTCCAGTGAACTCTCCTTTGAAGCGGGTACCATCCTGTTTCAGCAGCATAAAAAAAATGATGTCCTTTTCTTTGTGGATCAGGGGGCGCTTCAGCTTGTTTCCGTTTCGGATAAGGGCTCAGAAGCGCTCGTTCGGCGTATTGGCCCGGGGGAATTTGCTGGAGAAGATACTTTTTTCCGAGCAAGTATCTGTACGACAAGCCTTATGGCGCTTAGCGCGGGATGTTGCCGGACGTTGAAAAAAGAGGCTCTGGCTGTTCTGGACGAAACAGTTCCGGCTTTACGGCCCAAGTTGCTGGATTTCTGCATGGAGAAGCGTTCTGCCAGTGAGGTGTTGCAGTCAAAGGGAATTAACAGGCGTGCGCATAAACGTGTTCCTGCCCAAGGGCTCATTGTTTTTCAGATTGTGTCTGCCGGAGGTGCGCAGGGAAGTGAACAACAGAAAATTTTTAAAGGGCGATTGTCGGACATTTCGGCGGGTGGCCTGTCGTTTTATGTGAAAACCGCCAATGAAAAGGGCATCCATCAGCTGCTGGGCAAGGTGCTGGGTATGAAGTTTGTTCTGGCAAAATCTGTGAATGCGCAGCCTGTTGTTTGCAAGGGGGTGGTTACGGGTGTTCTCTCTCATTTACAGAATGAGCATTCCGTACATGTTCGGTTTGAAAAACTCCTGAACCCCATGCTGTTTGCCTGA
- a CDS encoding thioredoxin family protein, with amino-acid sequence MKESLQARMRSAGSEFRLRLVGNYARNDSLKAFVVSLSESLEGVMLDHGPEEDKDCAGFILEERGLSFRGIPAHGDLVFFKNFLVQILENNDLPAEELKDSVVLRLFVSSHCPHCPAMLRMVSAFVKNDLISLEVVNVDDCPDMAQQWQVMAVPTLMVVGEEQSLRWTGMIRAADLEQSLYNRSTGFLDLQTLQNILESGDAQRLVSLMREKQCIPPAFYDLLTHEKWTIRLGAMVASESLILTEPALGEVLLEALWVKRNALEPVVFGDMVYLMGFGRREVWEPRLQSLLSQEDAGLKEAVEDALENLLKEGC; translated from the coding sequence ATGAAAGAAAGTTTGCAGGCCCGTATGAGATCGGCAGGCAGCGAGTTTCGACTGCGGCTGGTCGGAAATTATGCCCGGAATGACAGCCTGAAGGCCTTTGTCGTGTCGTTGAGTGAGAGTCTCGAGGGTGTCATGCTGGACCACGGCCCGGAAGAGGACAAGGATTGTGCCGGTTTTATTCTGGAAGAGAGAGGCTTGTCTTTTCGTGGCATTCCTGCCCACGGTGACCTTGTTTTTTTTAAGAATTTTTTGGTACAGATTTTGGAAAATAATGACTTGCCTGCAGAAGAATTGAAGGATTCTGTAGTGTTAAGGCTTTTTGTGAGCAGCCACTGTCCCCATTGTCCGGCTATGCTGCGTATGGTTTCGGCTTTTGTGAAGAATGATCTGATTTCCCTTGAGGTTGTGAATGTGGATGATTGCCCGGATATGGCTCAGCAATGGCAGGTTATGGCTGTGCCAACTTTAATGGTTGTGGGAGAAGAACAGTCACTGAGATGGACTGGAATGATCCGGGCTGCAGATCTAGAGCAAAGCCTATACAACAGAAGCACGGGTTTTCTGGATTTGCAGACTCTGCAGAATATCCTTGAAAGCGGGGATGCCCAGCGCCTTGTTTCTTTGATGAGAGAGAAACAATGCATTCCCCCTGCCTTCTATGACTTACTGACCCATGAAAAGTGGACGATCCGGCTGGGAGCTATGGTTGCATCGGAAAGCCTGATTCTTACTGAACCGGCATTGGGCGAGGTGCTTCTGGAGGCCTTGTGGGTAAAAAGAAATGCCCTAGAGCCTGTTGTGTTTGGGGATATGGTCTACCTCATGGGGTTTGGCAGAAGAGAGGTCTGGGAACCCCGGCTGCAAAGCCTTTTATCTCAGGAGGATGCAGGGCTCAAAGAGGCCGTTGAGGATGCCCTCGAAAACTTGTTGAAGGAGGGGTGTTGA
- a CDS encoding response regulator, whose product MIIFWAGVKKKVNQAACGDPCVSPYYREQIQLIYRQSRSIMAAAVINGLFLVWILWEWVPRFFLLLWFLVHLIAVILRYGNSWAYGRDGGRDLKPEKWGRHFQAGLMLSAILWGAAGFFFFPEESVQAQAFLCLVLCGMAAGTTGVYAAVPRMVVAYTLIVLTPVIVRFFMAGTPLHFSAGGLTIVYLLLMMSMTRHLSGALRETFEIRDENRGLIAFLEREKDKVETLNRELAREIRAKEAIARSLTEAKEEAERANKAKTAFLANMSHEIRTPMNAITGMLGLLQESPLNPEQKNWAFHIESGAEALLALIDDILDVSKIEAGRLELEWIPFSPVDVIEAVRRILGPAIRDKNLTFDVDVDPRIPEKLLGDPSRFRQILLNFVGNAMKFTQRGRIDLRLVMKSRNSHGVRFRVEVEDTGVGIPDEIKARIFRAFSQGDASTTRKYGGSGLGLYISRQLIEKMGGTVGFRSRNGEGTLFWFEMILPLVSSLEISGRGLESDKEPMLTSGKGYRVLLVEDHPVNREVAEGVLRSLGFAVYSVENGKKALEWLEKEGLPDLVLMDGQMPEMDGFEATAEIRRHYGSRLPVIALTAHALMGDRERFLAAGMDDYLTKPLRKQNLEKVLIKYLKTGATFRQNSEAVCVEGQGSAIDREALVAIVGDNPRVQRVLLRNCIDSHPQELAIMDRALEEEDYETFGRLAHKLTGALRYLAARRAAVLGENLQKVLIENEKDRIPMIYNGFRQSCEEVHKEARILLDEMEL is encoded by the coding sequence ATGATAATTTTTTGGGCTGGGGTTAAGAAAAAAGTGAACCAGGCTGCCTGCGGTGATCCGTGCGTGTCTCCTTATTACCGGGAACAGATTCAGCTGATTTACCGGCAGAGTCGCAGTATCATGGCCGCAGCTGTGATCAATGGACTCTTTCTTGTCTGGATTTTATGGGAGTGGGTGCCACGTTTTTTTCTTCTGCTATGGTTCCTGGTGCATCTTATTGCTGTGATATTGCGCTATGGCAATAGCTGGGCTTATGGGCGGGATGGGGGACGGGATCTCAAGCCTGAAAAATGGGGCAGGCATTTTCAGGCTGGTCTGATGCTCAGTGCGATTCTCTGGGGTGCTGCGGGCTTTTTCTTTTTTCCGGAAGAAAGTGTGCAGGCGCAGGCTTTTCTCTGTCTCGTGCTTTGCGGAATGGCGGCAGGCACAACGGGTGTTTATGCCGCAGTTCCCAGAATGGTTGTGGCTTATACCTTGATTGTTCTTACCCCTGTGATTGTCCGTTTTTTTATGGCTGGAACTCCGCTTCACTTCAGCGCCGGAGGGCTCACCATTGTCTATCTCCTGCTGATGATGAGCATGACTCGTCACCTCTCCGGTGCCTTGCGGGAAACATTTGAAATACGAGATGAAAACAGGGGGCTTATTGCCTTTCTGGAGCGGGAGAAGGATAAGGTCGAAACCCTGAACAGGGAGCTTGCCAGAGAAATACGGGCTAAGGAAGCCATCGCCCGTTCCCTTACGGAGGCAAAGGAAGAAGCGGAAAGGGCGAATAAGGCCAAGACTGCTTTTCTGGCCAACATGAGCCATGAAATCCGAACGCCCATGAATGCAATCACGGGTATGCTCGGGCTTTTGCAGGAAAGTCCCCTGAACCCGGAACAGAAGAACTGGGCTTTTCATATCGAATCAGGGGCAGAAGCACTCCTTGCCCTGATAGATGATATTTTGGATGTTTCCAAAATAGAGGCAGGAAGGCTGGAGCTGGAATGGATTCCCTTTTCTCCTGTAGACGTGATTGAGGCTGTGCGCCGTATCCTGGGGCCTGCTATCCGTGACAAAAATTTGACCTTTGATGTGGATGTTGATCCCCGGATTCCGGAAAAATTATTGGGCGATCCTTCCCGTTTCCGGCAGATACTTCTGAACTTTGTGGGTAATGCCATGAAATTTACCCAAAGGGGGCGCATCGACCTTCGACTTGTCATGAAAAGCCGCAATTCTCATGGAGTACGGTTTCGTGTTGAGGTGGAGGACACGGGTGTGGGCATACCTGATGAGATTAAAGCAAGAATTTTCAGGGCTTTCTCTCAGGGGGATGCATCCACAACCAGAAAATATGGTGGATCCGGCTTGGGGCTTTATATTTCACGACAGCTTATAGAAAAAATGGGAGGAACGGTGGGGTTTCGCTCCCGTAACGGAGAGGGAACTCTCTTCTGGTTTGAAATGATATTGCCGCTTGTTTCATCTCTGGAAATATCTGGCCGGGGACTGGAAAGTGACAAAGAGCCAATGTTGACATCGGGCAAGGGGTATCGTGTGCTGCTGGTGGAAGACCATCCTGTGAATAGAGAAGTTGCTGAAGGAGTGCTGAGATCCCTTGGTTTTGCCGTCTACTCAGTTGAAAATGGGAAAAAAGCGCTGGAGTGGCTGGAGAAAGAGGGCTTGCCGGATCTTGTTCTGATGGACGGACAGATGCCGGAAATGGATGGTTTTGAGGCCACGGCTGAAATCCGCAGGCATTACGGAAGCCGTTTGCCGGTTATTGCTCTGACTGCCCATGCCCTTATGGGAGACAGGGAGCGTTTTTTGGCTGCGGGCATGGATGATTATTTGACAAAGCCTTTACGTAAACAAAATCTGGAGAAGGTACTGATAAAATATCTGAAGACAGGAGCGACTTTTCGGCAAAATAGCGAAGCTGTCTGCGTTGAGGGCCAGGGTTCCGCCATTGACCGGGAAGCACTGGTTGCCATTGTAGGTGATAATCCAAGGGTGCAGCGGGTTCTTCTGCGAAACTGCATCGATAGTCATCCTCAGGAACTTGCCATTATGGACAGGGCTCTTGAGGAAGAAGATTATGAAACCTTTGGCAGGCTGGCTCACAAGCTTACAGGAGCACTGCGGTATCTTGCTGCTCGCAGAGCTGCCGTTCTGGGTGAAAATCTGCAGAAAGTACTGATTGAGAATGAGAAGGACCGCATTCCCATGATATATAATGGTTTTCGGCAATCTTGTGAAGAGGTGCATAAGGAGGCCCGTATTCTTTTAGATGAAATGGAACTCTGA
- a CDS encoding acyl-CoA thioesterase, which produces MNTYTIVRPEHLNHHGYLFGGAMLRWVDENAWLVASRDFCGCTLVTVAMDDVQFRKRAPSGSILRFEILPDRLGRTSVSYRVSVYADLPGSLGEEEVFSTCVTFVGLDTAGNKQPLPRITQFRSREA; this is translated from the coding sequence TTGAATACTTACACCATCGTAAGACCGGAGCACCTCAATCATCATGGGTATCTTTTTGGTGGGGCCATGCTGCGTTGGGTAGATGAAAATGCGTGGCTTGTGGCCTCAAGGGATTTTTGTGGCTGTACTTTGGTAACCGTTGCCATGGATGATGTACAGTTCCGAAAACGTGCGCCCAGTGGTTCCATTCTTCGATTTGAGATTCTTCCCGATCGTCTGGGGCGAACCTCTGTTTCCTATCGGGTATCGGTGTACGCGGATTTGCCGGGATCGCTGGGTGAGGAAGAGGTATTTTCTACCTGTGTTACCTTTGTGGGGCTGGATACGGCGGGAAACAAGCAGCCTTTGCCGAGAATAACGCAGTTTCGTTCACGGGAGGCCTGA